The Flammeovirga agarivorans genome has a window encoding:
- a CDS encoding anthrone oxygenase family protein: MTSQQFALALAMCLTGLMAGIFFTWSNAVKPGIGQLSDLEYLKSFQSMNRVILNPSFKTLFIGAIVSTVIVPICYFNSSQKYIFWFVLIAFLIYWLGVFIITVLGNIPLNEILDKSNLEGMSVKELQHLRVSIERKWNNYNLIRSISSVVTFLLLMTSTFYQ; encoded by the coding sequence ATGACTTCACAACAATTTGCATTAGCGTTAGCTATGTGTTTAACAGGATTAATGGCTGGTATTTTTTTTACGTGGTCCAATGCTGTAAAGCCAGGAATAGGCCAATTAAGTGACTTAGAGTACTTGAAATCTTTTCAATCCATGAACCGTGTCATCTTAAATCCTAGTTTTAAAACTCTATTTATTGGAGCAATTGTTTCGACTGTAATAGTACCTATCTGTTATTTCAACTCTTCTCAAAAGTATATATTTTGGTTTGTACTTATTGCCTTTCTCATTTATTGGTTAGGCGTATTTATTATTACTGTATTAGGTAATATCCCATTAAATGAAATACTAGATAAAAGTAATTTAGAAGGTATGTCTGTAAAAGAACTACAACACTTACGAGTTAGTATTGAACGTAAATGGAATAATTATAACCTGATTCGTTCTATTTCATCAGTCGTTACTTTTCTTCTATTAATGACCTCCACTTTTTATCAGTAA